The genomic window ACGCCCTTCCAGGCCTTGGCGTATTCGGTGCAAACCAGGGTGAGCAGTCGCTGGATCACGCGCTGTTCCGTCGGCGAAAAATCGCGGCCGTCGAACGGCGCCTGCAACGTGCCGGCGCCACCGTACAACGCATCGACCAGGGCGGAGATCAAGGTGGATTCGCAGACGACCAATCCGCTTCCGCGCAACGGGCGCAATGCCACCACGCTGAAGTGCACCGGGGCCGGCAGCACTTCGAGGAACTCGGAGAAGCGCTGCACCACCGTCGGCTCGACCGTGATCTCCGGGCTGCGCCGCGCGAACTGAAAGATGCCGGCGCGCAAATAGCGTTGCATGCGCTCGTTGACGATGTCCAACGTCGGCATCGGCCGGCGCACCATGCGCTCCTGCGCTGCCATGTCGTATTCGCGGACGATGGCATCGGCCATGCGCTCGACGGTGTCGTCGGGCGCTGCATCTGCCGCGTCTTTCGCAGCATCGGTCGCAGTGTCGAAAATGTTGTCCATCGGAAGGCGTGTGCAGTCGAATCGAGTTGTCGGCAGCGAGATGGGCCGTTACTGGACGATGAAGCTGGAAAACAGCACGCCCTTGATCGGGCTCGGCTCGGCCTTGCGCTTTTTCTTCGCCTTGAGCGGCGCTTCGTCGTCATCTGACTCGGCCACCACCTTGGATTTTTTGACCGGCGCTTCGACTTCATAGCCCAGCGTGCGCGACAACTCGGCCACGATGTCGGTGGCGAGCTTTTCCTTGCCATCGCGCTTCAACAGTTCTTCCGAGGTGCGCTGCGACACCAGCATCAGCACGCTGCTGCGAATCGCGGGGAGGTAGGTCTTGATCTTGTCGCCGACCTTTTCGTTTTCGAGGTCGAGCGTCACGCCGATCTGCGCAAAGCGTTCGCCGCCCGGGTCGGCCAGGTTGACCACCATGTTTTCCAGCGCGAGATAGGTCGGCGCCGCGGCGTGCTCGGACGCGTGCGCAGCCGGCTCTTCGTCGGCGGCCGCGTGGTTCTTCTTGTTCATGTAGAACCAGCCGCCGGCACCGCCACCGGCCAGCACGAGCGCCGCCACGATGATGAGCAGCATCGACTTTCCCTTGCGCTTGGGCGCATCGGGGGCCGGAATGGCGGCAGCGGTAGCGGCAGGGGCGGACACGGGAGTTTCCTTCGATTCGTCGGCAGAACGACCCATCGCGCCACGCGCAGCAGGGTCTGCCTGGAACCGATTATTCGGCGCGACCCCCTCGCGCCAAGCCCGGAAAAAAGGGGGGAAAGCCGCGCTTTAAGGGCGCTTGCCCCGGCCCGCTGCCCGTAGAGGGCAGAGCAGGCTAGACGTAGAGGTCGAGCGCGCGTTCGCTCACTGTGCGCGGCCGTGGGGCTGTCGTCATCGAGGTGTCGATGGTCGAAGTCGCGGTGCCGCTGCCGCTGCTTTCAGCGCGCCAGGCCCGCTGCGCATCGCGCGCAGCTTCCTGCTCGGCGCCGCTGCCCGACTGGCCGACCGACGAGCCCGAAAGCATCAGCCCCTCGTTGCCCAGCATCTCCTTCAACTGCGGCATCGCGGCGTTCAGCCACTGCCGTGCCTCGGGGTGGTCGCTGCGAAACGCGACCTGCGCCTCGTTGCCCTGAACCTGCACGCTGACCGAGACCGGCTGGCCGCCCGGCAGATCGAGCTTGAGTTCGGCGCCCTGGCTGCGGTGCGCCATCCACCAACTCACCTGATCGACCATGCGCTCAATGAACTCGGCGCTGCCAGCGCCTGCGTTGGCCGCTGCCGCTGCGGCATCGGTCGTCGCAGTCGATGACGATGCACTGCCGGTGGCGTCGAAGCCCACTGACACGGCGCTGGCCGCGGGGGTCGATGCGTCGCCAGGACGCTCGATGCGACGCCAGGGCGACGCACCCTCGCCCGGAATGCTGGCGGCTGCCGCCTGCGCAAGCGCGACGGTTTCGGCCGCTGGCGTCGCGGTGGCGGACACCGCGACACGACTGGCAGCAGCAGCGTCGGTCGACGCCGCTGCTGCGGCAGTCGCTGCCGTCGAGTTGGGGATGCGCGGCGTCGACGCGTCCTGTGTCGTTGCAGTGCGCGAGAGGTCTTTGACACCGTCTTTCTTGCCGCCGGTGCGATCGAGCAAGGCGACACCGAGCGCGGCCGAATGCGAGTCGACCGTGCCCGTGTCCTTGACGGTTCCGACGTTCTTGACGGTTCCGGTGGAATTCACGGTTTCGGGCAGTGCGACGGCCTTTGCAACTGCGCTCCTGCCATCACCCGTCAGGCCGGCGACCGTACTGTCGGGCAGCGTCGTTGCGCCGCCCCGGCCCGGCGCGCTCGACAAGCCGTTGCCCGCTTGCTGGGCCAGGGCCATTGCAGCCGAGCCGGCATCGAGCGCCGACGATGCGCTCACGGCGTTCAGATTGCTTTGCGCCAGCAGCAGTGCCGACGCATCGGCGGCCGGCGTCGGCGCGGTCGGTGCCGCGTTGTCAACTGCATTGGTTGCCGCGTTGCCGACCGCATCAGCCGACGCAGTTGAGGCAGCTGAAGCAGCATCACGCCGATCGGCTTTATCGCGATCGGCGGCTGCAGATGCGGCGTCGGACGGAGATGCAGTGTCGGCAGTGGCGCCCTGCTCTCCGCTGCGGTCCGCGCCACCGTTCGATTGCGCTGGCCTCGACGCTGCCATCGCGTCCGCGCTCGGCTCCCGATCGGCCGAAGCCAGCGCCGCCGCAAAGCTGCTCACGCCGTCCGCCTTGTCGTTCGAACCCGATCGTCCTCGCGCTGCGCCGGACGCCGCCGGCACCTCGTTGCTGCGTGCAATTTCGATCGCCATCAAAGACCTCCCATGACGCCGCCGGCAAGGCGACGGTATTGCAATGCCGCCTGCTCGTCCGACACCTTCTGCTCGCGACGATCGGTCAAGCGACGTTGTTCAGCTTCGCGCTTGGCATGCAGCTGCACCAGACTTTCGCGGCGCGTTTCTGCCACGCGCATGCGGTCGGCCATCAGCGCGACCTGGTTCACCTGTTGCGTCACCGCGCTCTTCTGCAAGCCGATGGCGTGCGTCAGGCGCTCCATGAACTGGTAGTGATGCGCCATGATTTCCGGCGTCACCCGCGCGGACTGCACCTGCCATCGCGTCATCGTTTCCTGCGCGTAGGTTTCGAGCTGATCGAGCTGCACCTGCGTCGCGAGCCATCCCTGGCGCGCTTGCGCCAGGCGCTGCGCCGCGGCATCACGTTCGCTCGTGGCCAGAGACACGGCGGTCTGCAAGGCACTCAGGTTCGACATGGTTGGGCTTTCTGAATCTTGAAGGTGATATCGGACGAATCCTGGGCATCAACCCAGCGTGCGCGCCATACCGCCCACGCTCGCGCCGAGCGTCGCGGCTTCGTACATGTCCTGCTGCAAGAAGGCGGTCATCGCGGGCTGCAGGCGGATCGCTTCGTCGAGTGCGAGGTCGCTTCCTGCTGCATAGGCGCCGAGCCGCACCAGATCACGACTTTGCCGATAGCGCGCATACACCGCTCGAAAACGCCGCGCGCAATCGGTGTGCTC from Variovorax sp. PAMC28562 includes these protein-coding regions:
- the fliM gene encoding flagellar motor switch protein FliM codes for the protein MDNIFDTATDAAKDAADAAPDDTVERMADAIVREYDMAAQERMVRRPMPTLDIVNERMQRYLRAGIFQFARRSPEITVEPTVVQRFSEFLEVLPAPVHFSVVALRPLRGSGLVVCESTLISALVDALYGGAGTLQAPFDGRDFSPTEQRVIQRLLTLVCTEYAKAWKGVYPLELEFQRSETHPRFVNVAAPADLVLVTTLQITFGELKGAIRICKPWAVLDPVRDMLYGAQQADAIAEDRRWVTQLTREIQAAEVTLTAELAQPELTVGQLLAMKPGDFIPLERASRIVAAVDGTPVFACHYGTHNARYALRIDECVRSDSAHWLGGSHVH
- the fliL gene encoding flagellar basal body-associated protein FliL, which gives rise to MSAPAATAAAIPAPDAPKRKGKSMLLIIVAALVLAGGGAGGWFYMNKKNHAAADEEPAAHASEHAAAPTYLALENMVVNLADPGGERFAQIGVTLDLENEKVGDKIKTYLPAIRSSVLMLVSQRTSEELLKRDGKEKLATDIVAELSRTLGYEVEAPVKKSKVVAESDDDEAPLKAKKKRKAEPSPIKGVLFSSFIVQ
- a CDS encoding flagellar hook-length control protein FliK, with the translated sequence MAIEIARSNEVPAASGAARGRSGSNDKADGVSSFAAALASADREPSADAMAASRPAQSNGGADRSGEQGATADTASPSDAASAAADRDKADRRDAASAASTASADAVGNAATNAVDNAAPTAPTPAADASALLLAQSNLNAVSASSALDAGSAAMALAQQAGNGLSSAPGRGGATTLPDSTVAGLTGDGRSAVAKAVALPETVNSTGTVKNVGTVKDTGTVDSHSAALGVALLDRTGGKKDGVKDLSRTATTQDASTPRIPNSTAATAAAAASTDAAAASRVAVSATATPAAETVALAQAAAASIPGEGASPWRRIERPGDASTPAASAVSVGFDATGSASSSTATTDAAAAAANAGAGSAEFIERMVDQVSWWMAHRSQGAELKLDLPGGQPVSVSVQVQGNEAQVAFRSDHPEARQWLNAAMPQLKEMLGNEGLMLSGSSVGQSGSGAEQEAARDAQRAWRAESSGSGTATSTIDTSMTTAPRPRTVSERALDLYV
- a CDS encoding flagellar export protein FliJ gives rise to the protein MSNLSALQTAVSLATSERDAAAQRLAQARQGWLATQVQLDQLETYAQETMTRWQVQSARVTPEIMAHHYQFMERLTHAIGLQKSAVTQQVNQVALMADRMRVAETRRESLVQLHAKREAEQRRLTDRREQKVSDEQAALQYRRLAGGVMGGL